A window of the Balaenoptera acutorostrata chromosome 13, mBalAcu1.1, whole genome shotgun sequence genome harbors these coding sequences:
- the GNB1L gene encoding guanine nucleotide-binding protein subunit beta-like protein 1 — MAAPPLPPPDPQFVLRGAQSAVHALHFCEGAQGQGRPLLLSGSLRGLVHIWSLQTRRVVATLDGHGGQCVTWLQTLPQGPQLLSQGRDLKLCVWDLAEGRNAIVDSVLLESMGFCRGSVLAGGLQRWMLAVPGRGSDEVQILEMPSKTSVCSLKPEAQARPGMPMCLQLWQADSSPRPLLLAGYEDGSVALWDVSSRKVCSRVACHTEPVMGLDFDSQEARGVSGSAEKTLAVWSLDEQQALQVRGTHVLTNPGIADIKIRPDRRILATAGWDHCVRVFHWRTMKPLAVLAFHSATVHCVAFAADGLLATGSGDQRISVWSLYPCT, encoded by the exons ATGGCGGCCCCGCCGCTCCCACCACCAGACCCCCAGTTTGTCCTCCGAGGCGCCCAGTCGGCGGTGCACGCACTGCATTTCTGCGAAGGAGCCCAGGGGCAGGGGCGCCCGCTGCTCCTCTCAGG GTCCCTGCGCGGGCTggtgcacatctggagcctgcaGACACGGAGGGTGGTCGCCACCCTGGACGGCCATGGGGGCCAGTGTGTGACCTGGCTGCAGACACTGCCCCAGGGGCCCCAGCTCCTCAG CCAGGGCCGCGACCTGAAGCTGTGCGTGTGGGACCTGGCGGAGGGCAGGAACGCCATCGTGGACTCCGTGCTCCTGGAGAGCATGGGCTTCTGCAGGGGCTCTGTGCTGGCTGGGGGCCTGCAGCGCTGGATGCTGGCTGTGCCGGGGAGAGGCAGCGATGAG GTTCAGATTCTGGAGATGCCGTCCAAGACGTCAGTGTGCTCCCTGAAGCCCGAGGCACAGGCCAGGCCGGGCATGCCCATGTGCCTGCAGCTCTGGCAG GCTGACTCCAGTCCCCGCCCTCTCCTCCTGGCCGGCTACGAGGACGGCTCGGTGGCCCTGTGGGACGTCTCCTCACGGAAAGTGTGCAGCCGCGTTGCCTGCCACACGGAGCCTGTCATGGGTCTGGACTTCGACTCCCAGGAGGCCAGGGGCGTCTCAGGCTCTGCAGAGAAGACGCTGGCCGTCTGGAGCCTGGATGAGCAGCAGGCCCTGCAG GTGCGTGGGACTCACGTGCTCACCAACCCCGGGATCGCCGACATCAAGATTCGGCCAGACCGTAGGATCCTGGCCACCGCGGGCTGGGACCATTGCGTCCGTGTGTTTCACTGGCGGACGATGAAGCCGCTGGCCGTGCTGGCCTTCCACAGCGCCACCGTGCACTGCGTGGCCTTTGCTGCCGACGGCTTGCTGGCCACAGGGTCTGGGGATCAGCGCATCAGTGTCTGGTCTCTCTACCCGTGCACGTGA